AACTGCGTCCTGGTGCTGATCGACTTCCAGCCGCAGATGGCGTTCGGCGTGAAGTCCATCGATGGCCAGCTGCTCGTGAACAACGTCACGGGCCTGGCGAAGGCCGCGAAGGTCTTCAAGGTCCCGACAATCCTGACCTCGGTGGCGGAGAAGACCTTCAGCGGCCCCACCTTCGCCCAGATCACCGAGGTCTTCCCCCAGGAGCCGATCATCGATCGGACCACGATGAACACCTGGGAGGACAAGCGGGTCGTCGACGCCATCAAGAAGACGGGCCGCAAGAAGATCGTTCTCGCCGGGCTCTGGACGGAGGTCTGCATCGCGTTCCCCGCGCTCGACGCGCTCCGGGAGGGCTTCGAGGTCTACGTCGTGGCAGACGCCTGCGGCGGAACGAGCCAGGTGGCCCATGATCTCGCGATTCAGCGGGTGGCTCAGGCGGGCGGCACGCCCATCACCTGGCTCCAGTTCCTCCTCGAGATGCAGCGGGATTGGGCGCGCCAGGAGACGTATGATCCGGTCAACGCCATCGTGAAGCAGCACGGGGGCACGTATGGGGCCGGTATCACCTACGCCAAGGCGATGCTCGGCGCGTCGGCGAACGAAGGGAAGCGATAGGCCATGAGCACCGCGAACCTCATCCTCAAGAACGGCCGTTTCTTCACGGGCGATGCACGCAAGGCGAACGCCTCCGCGGCCGCCATCACAGACGGCCGGTTCTCCATCCTCGGAAGTGAGCAGGAGGTCATGGCCCAGAAAGGACCCGCCACCCAGGTCATCGACCTCGAGGGCCGCACGGTCATTCCGGGGCTCATCGACTCTCACATTCACACCATCCGGGGCGGGCTGAACTTCAATCTTGAACTTCGCTGGGATGGGGTTCCCTCGCTCGCGGATGCGCTGCGCAAGCTCCGCGCGCAGGCGCAGCGGACGCCTCCGCCGCAGTGGGTGCGGGTGGTCGGCGGCTGGAACGAGTTCCAGTTCGCCGAGCGGCGGATGCCCACGCTCGAAGAGATCAACGCCGCGGCCCCCGAGACGCCGGTCTTCATCCTGTATCTGTATGGAATGGCGCTCCTGAATGGGGCCGCGCTGCGCGCCGTGGGCTACACCCGGGACACGCCCAATCCCCCGGGGGGCGAAATCCAGCGCGACCGGCACGGCAACCCCACGGGCCTGCTCATCGCCAAGCCCAACGCCGCGATCCTCTATTCGACCCTCGCCAAGGGGCCGAAGCTCTCCTACGAGGATCAGCTCAACTCGACCCGCCACTTCATGCGGGAACTCAACCGCCTGGGGCTCACGAGCGTCATCGACGCGGGCGGCGGGTTCCAGAACTATCCCGACGACTACAAGGCCGTCGAGGAGCTGCACCAGCAGGGGCTGCTCTCGGTGCGGATCGCCTACAACCTCTTCACCCAACGGCCCAAGCAGGAGATCGAGGACTTCCGCAAGTGGACGGCCATGGTCCGCCCAGGGCAAGGCGATGCCTTCTACCGGATGAACGGCGCGGGCGAGATGCTGGTCTTCTCCGCCGCCGACTTCGAGGACTTCCTTGAGCCCAGGCCCGATCTGGCCTCTTCGCTCGAGGACGAGTTGGAGACGGTGGTCCGCCACCTCGCCGAGCACCGTTGGCCCTTCCGGCTGCACGCCACTTACGATGAGTCCATCACGCGCTTCCTGGACGTCTTCGAGAAGGTGAACCGCGACGTGCCCTTTCAGGGGCTCCGCTGGTGGTTCGACCATGCGGAGACCATCACTCCCCGGAACCTGGAGCGCACCCGAGCCCTCGGAGGGGGCATCGCCATCCAGGACCGGATGGCCTTCCAGGGCGAGCACTTCATCGCCCGCTACGGCGCGGATGCCGCCGCCCACTCCCCTCCCATCCGGCGCATGCTCGACCTGGGGATTCCCGTGGGCGCGGGAACCGATGCAACGCGCGTGGCCAGCTACAACCCATGGGTTTCTCTGTACTGGCTGGTGACGGGAAAGACGCTGGGCGGCGCCGCGCTGTACCCCGCCTCCAATCGGATGAGCCGGGAAGAAGCGCTGCGACTCTATACGCAGGGAAGCGCCTGGTTCTCCGGTGAAGATCAGGAGAAGGGCACCCTCTCCGAGGGCAAGCTCGCGGACTTCGCGGTGCTCTCCGCCGACTACTTCTCGGTACCCGAGGAGGAGATCAAACAGCTCCAGTCGGTCTTGACCGTGGTGGACGGAAAGGTCGTCTACGGCTCGGGCAAGTTTGGCCCCCTGGCGCCTCCCCTGCCCCCTGTGAGCCCCGGCTGGTCTCCGGTCGCGGCCTCCGGAGACCTACCGGGTGCCTCCGCCTCTCCGGCCCACGCGCACGCCCATGCGCACTCCCACGTTCACGCGCACTCCCACGTCCACGCGCACCCCTTCACTCCCCCGCCCTCGCTCTGGGGCAGTGGGAGCGGCTGCGACTGCTTCGTGTTCTGAGCGCCGGACAAGACTTCATGGAAAGGACTGGGTCATGGAAGTGCTGAAGATCGACGGGACGGCCACCGAGCCCGTCAAGATCGTGCTGGAGCGGCGCATCAAGCCCGGTGCGCAACCGGCCTTCGAGCAGTGGCTCAAGACACTGATGAAGACGGCGGCCCTGCACCCGGCCTTGCAGGGCTCGAGCGTGTTCAAGGCGGGCGAAGGGGACTACTTCATCCTCTTGCGCTTCGAGAGCCAGAGCGCCCTCTCGCACTGGCAGTCGCTGCCCGAAGTCGTGGAACTGCTCCGGGCCGGTGAAGCGCATGCCACCCCGCTGGAACAACCGGTCGTCCGGACGGGCCTGGAAACCTGGTTCACGGTGCCGGGGATGCCCGCGAAGTCGGTGCCTCCCAAGTGGAAGATGGCCCTCGTGACGTGGCTTGCCTTGCTGCCCCAGGCGCTCATCCTGGGCTCGCTGATGCCCAAGACCCTGCCTCGCCTCGTGGCGGTCTCGCTCTCAACCGCCATTCCGGTGGCGGCGCTGACCTGGTTCATCATGCCCCGCCTGACCGGGTTGCTCTCGCGGTGGCTGTACGGCCCCGTGAACCGCTGAATCGGCGGCCCTTCACCCAGGTGATGGCGCCATGATGACCGAATGTTCGATGCCATCACACTGGATCAGCTCCGCACCTTCGTCGCCGTCGTCGACGAAGGCAGCTTCTCGGCGGCGGGGAGGAAACTCCGGCGAGTCCAGTCCGCGGTCAGCCATGCCATGGCGAACCTCGAGACCCAGTTGGGCGTCCAGCTCTGGGACCGCTCGACCAAGATTCCCACGCTCACCGAAGAGGGCAGCGTGCTGCTCACGGCCGCCCGGCGCATCTGCTCCGATGTCGACGCCTTCAAGCGGACAGCCGAGGGGCTCGTGGGCGGGCTCGAGCCCAGCATCTCCCTGGCGGTCGACGTCATCCTGCCTACGCGCGCGCTCGTCGATCTGTGCCGGGAGTTCGCGGTGAAGTTCCCCACCGTGCAGCTTCGCCTGTACACGGACACGCTGTCCGCGGTGTCGTCCCTGGTCCTCGATGGCGTCTGCCAAATTGGCGTGGTGGGCCCGGCCGCGCAGACGCAGGGGCTCGAACGCCAGCACATCTCCACGGTGCGGCTGGTCCCCGTCGCCGCCAAGCACCATCCCCTCGCCCAGATCCAGGGGCCGGTGGCCACCCAGGTCCTCTCCGAGTACGTCAACATCGTGCTGAGCGAGCGCGGAGGCACCCGCCCGACGGCGGATCAGGGCTTGCTCTCCACCAACGTCTGGCGCGTCGCGGACCTCCATACGAAGCACGCCTTTCTCAGGGCCGGCCTGGGCTGGGGCAACATGCCGGAGCATCTGGTCCAGGAGGACCTCGCCAGTGGCCGCCTGGTGCGCATCCGGCCCGCGGCCTGGGGCGAGGACAACTGGCTCCTCTCGCTGTCCATCGTGCACCGGCCGGATCTCTCGAAAGGCCCCGCCACACGGTGGCTGCTGGAGCGCATGGCGGAGCTGTGCCTGAGGGACATCGGTCCACCGCAGCTGTCCCCCTAAGCGGTTGGAACAAAGGTGCGTGACCTCCCGCGCAGCGCGCTCTTTGCCGAGCGGTCACGGAGAGTCGCGCCCGCCGATCTGGGGGAAGCGCTCGTAGGCCCGCTTGAGCGCGTCCAAGTGGGCGGGGTTGTCTAGGTCGAGCGGCATCTCCGTGAGCTGCACGACCCACCCGCCTGTCTCCGTGCGCCGCGCCCGTGAAAGCAGGTCCGTGTCCCTCGCCAAGTCCGGGAACCCGATGGCACGTGCGGCAGCGGCCGACCAATAATTCAGCCATCCCAGGCGATGTGGAGTCTCAGGCGAGCGAATGTCCCTCGAAAGCTTGAGTGCTGGCAGCCCTCGGGGTGGGGAAGGTGGCCCGGCCAATGTTGGCGCCGTCTGTTCGGCGATCTCCACCGCCGCGTTGAACGGCGTTGCATGGCCCCAGAAACCGCGAGCGCCTTCCCCAATGGCAGCCACCACACCCGCCGCCGCTGAAATGGTGGCGGCGTCCAGGTGCAGTGAACCATGAACTTCCAAATGCGGCGCTCCCCCTGCCGCGAGCCCGTTCGGGTTCTCCCAGCCAGTAATCGTCACTGGGCGGCTTCTGTCATCGTTGCAAATGAACGGGAACCCGTTGTCAGTCCTGTCTGCCACAACCCACTCATCGCGGTGAGGCAATGCAATAAACTCTTCCTTCTCGGAATACGTCCAATTCAGCCGCAGACCGCGAAGCGCGCTTTCCATACCATGAACAATAGCGAGGGGGCGCTTGTCATCGCCTCCGAGCGTAGGTGCATAAACAATGATGCCAAGTTCATCAGGAAAGACCGACATATTAGCACCAGTCCATCACTACGACGTCAAGGTTGGGATCCAGCCGCTTAATAGCAGCCTTATGAGCGACACTTCGCACGCCAACGAAAAACCTATACCCACAAGCCTCCGCAAGCCTTTTCTCACGTTGCAATTCCGACAACTTCACTCGGGCAAAAAACTGTTGGGAGTGCTGGTTGTGTTTCTCGAAATTATCAGTCTTGATGTCCCATAGAGTCCGCGTAGCAAGTACCAGCGCGTCGAATTGCTTGCCATTAACAAGCACATCCCATCCCTGGAAGTCGTTCTGCGGAAGGAGATCGGCGCAGTCGTTGTGCGGGTCATTGCCGCCCGCATGCGGCACCGGGACGGGCCTACACTCCGGGCGTTCCGAGGAATCGGATGTTACAGGTGGTAGCCAATCCCGACCCAACCCTTCTGGCTTGGGCTCTCTCTTCGCCACGGGTTCCTGCGCGCTGGCTGCTCGTGTCTGAGCCTTGGGCTTCGCGCGCTCACGGGCTGCGTCCCGTTTATAAGCATCGATCCCCTCTTGGATGGCTGCTGCAACCACCACAGCGCCAATCACAACCACTGCTCCAGTTACAATTGCCGGTGACGCAAAGACACAGAGGGCTACTGCTGCGGGAACTGCTGCAGCCGCGGGAGCAGAGGCAACAGCGCATTTTCCTGTGACATCACGAAACCTAACCCTGTCGCGCTCTAGAACGCGAAAGCATCTCTCCGCCAAGATCGGCCACTCGTTAGAGGCTTCGCGCACCACACAATTACCGCTGTCCGTCCAAGGGTACTGCGCCGCCCGCTGAAGGTTGGCGAATCTCGGGCTCGGTTCCTCCCACTCTCCCAAGCTCGGATCCATCGTGGCGCAGGCCGAGAGAAGGAGCAGAACCAGGGGGGCGCTGCAATTTCGCTGGGGCATGGAACGTCCTTTCAATCAAGCGAGGGGACTATCATTGGGGTGTCCTCTCGTGGACATTGGCCGGAGAACACTCCGTCTGGTGCCCTCGGAGCAAGTCCTGCCCGGCGAGCGCCTGCGCCGGTACATGGCGTTTATTCTCGTCGCGCACCCTGCCCAGGCGGAGCAACGGGTCGAGGTCTGGTGCAACGGGCGACCCGTAGAGTCCTACCGGCAGGAATCGAAAGAGGCCCAAGCAGAGGCCCAGCAGTGCCCTGAAGAGAACGAGCGCCTGCGCGCCGAGCAGGAGGGACCGGGCGGTCTCGCGGGCCTGCTGGCCAACCGCGTGATGGACAAGTCGGGCGTCGTGGTCCAGCGACTCGATCTCAACAAGGAGATCCGCCAGCGTCCAGGAGACACGATCAGGGTCGTTCGCGCTTGGAGCTACCGCGCTGCCAGCCACGTGGCCGTGATGATGGAGTGGGCCCCCCCAGACGCAGCGCAGCCCTGGAAAGACAGCGGCCCGGGCCTGCGCACTGAGCGCGGGCACCGGGCCGGAGTCCAACATGCAGGCTGCGGTCTACGCGTGGATCTCGGTCTCGCGGAAGAAGTACGCGATCTCGTTCTTCGCGTTCTCCAGGCTGTCCGAGCCGTGCACCGTGTTCTGGTCGATGCTCTTGGCGAAGTCCGCGCGGATGGTGCCCTTGTCGGCCTTCTTCGGGTCCGTGGCGCCCATCAGGTCGCGGTTGGCGAGGACGGCGTTCTCACCCTGCAGCACCATCAGCACCACGGGGCCAGAGATCATGAAGGACACCAGGTCCTTGAAGAACGGCCGCGCCTTGTGGACGGCGTAGAAGCCTTCGGCTTCCGCCTGGGACAGCTGCTGCAGGCGGATGGCGACGGGCGTGAGGCCCTTCTCCTCGAAGCGGGAGATGACCTTCCCGATGACGTGGCTCTTCAGTCCGTCCGGCTTGATGATGGACAGCGTACGCTCGATGGCCATGTGTCGTGGTCCTCGTGTCTTGAGTTGAGTGGAAAAACGGTTAGCGCTTCTTCGGGGGCCCGCGCTTGACCGCTTCCTGAAGCGTGGTGCCCAGCTCGGCGGGGCTGGCGGCCATCAGGAAGCCCGCGGCCTCCATGGCCTTCATCTTCTCCGCGGCCGTGCCCTGACCGCCGGAGATGATGGCGCCCGCGTGGCCCATGCGCTTGCCCGGGGGGGCAGACTGGCCGGCGATGAAGCCCGCGATGGGCTTGGTGAACTCGCTCGCCACGTACTTGGCGGCGTCCTCCTCCGCCGTGCCGCCGATCTCGCCAATCATGATGACCGCGTCGGTCTCAGGGTCGGCGTTGAACAGCTTCAGCACGTCCACGAAGTTGGTGCCGTTGACCGGGTCACCGCCGATGCCCACCGCGGTGGACTGGCCCAGGCCCAGCTGGGTGAGCTGGTACACGGCCTCGTACGTCAGCGTGCCCGAGCGGGACACCACGCCGATGCGGCCCGGCTTGTGGATGTGGCCCGGCATGATGCCGATCTTGCACTTGGCCTCGGGGGTGATGACGCCCGGGCAGTTCGGCCCGATGAGGCGCACGCCGGGCTTGCCCTCCAGGTAGCGCTTGGCCCGGACCATGTCGTTGACGGGGATGCCCTCGGTGATGGTGATGATGAGGGAGATGCCCGCGTCCGCGGCCTCCATGATGGAGTCGGCCGCGAAGGGCGGCGGAACGAAGAGGACCGAGGTGTTCGCGCCGGTCTGCTTCACCGCGTCCGCCACCGTGTTGAAGACGGGCACCTTGCCCTCGAAGTCGGTGCCGCCCTTACCGGGGGTGACGCCGCCGACGAGCTTCGTGCCGTACTCCAGCATCTGCTTCGAGTGAAACGAACCGGCCGAGCCCGTGATGCCTTGGCAGAGGACCTTCGTATTGTGATTGACGAGGATGCTCATGGCTTCCTTAAAGGGGTGTGGGTGTCGGAAGAGGCGCGCGGACTACTTGATCGCCGCCACGGCCTTCTCCGCGGCCTGGCGCAGGTTGTCCGCCGGGGTGATGGCAAGGCCCGAGGTGCTCAGGAGCTGCTTGCCCTTCTCCACGTTGGTGCCTTCGAGCCGCACCACGAGGGGGACCTTGAGCTGGACCTCCTTGGCGGCCGCGATGATGCCCTCGGCGATGATGTCGCACTTCATGATGCCGCCGAAGATGTTGACGAGCACCGCCTTCACCGCCGGGTCGGCCAGGATGAGCTTGAAGGCCGCCGTCACCTTCTCCTTGCTCGCGCCGCCGCCCACGTCCAGGAAGTTGGCCGGGCTGCCGCCCACCAGCTTGATGGTGTCCATGGTGGCCATGGCCAGACCCGCGCCGTTCACCATGCAGCCGATGTTGCCTTCCAGCGCGATGTAGGCCAGGTCGAACTCCTTGGCCTGCGTCTCGCGGGGCTCCTCTTCCGCCAGGTCGCGGTAGTTGAGCAGCTCCTTGTGCTTGAAGAGCGCGTTCTCGTCGAAGGTCACCTTCGCATCGAGCGCCACCACGCCGCCGTCCTTCAGGATGACGAGCGGGTTGATCTCCACCAGCGCCGCGTCCGTCTCCGTGTACATCTTGTAGAGCGCGGCGCAGAACTGGACGAACTTGTTCACCGTGGGGCCGGAGAGGCCCAGGCCGAAGGCCAGCTTGCGGCCCTGGAAGTCCAGGAAGCCCACCGCCGGGTCCACCGCCTCGCGGAGGATCTTCTCCGGGTGATGGGCGGCCACTTCCTCGATCTCCACGCCACCCTCGCGGGAGGCCATGAAGGTGATGCGCGAGGTGGCGCGGTCCAGCGTCACGCCCAGGTACAGCTCCTGGCCGATCGCGAGCCCCTCTTCGATGTAGACCTTGTGGACCGTCTGCCCCTCGGGGCCGGTCTGGATGGTCTTCAGCTTCATGCCCAGAATCGACTGCGCCAGCGTCTTCGCCTCGGCGGGGCTCTTGGCCAGCTTGACGCCGCCGCCCTTGCCACGGCCGCCTGCGTGAATCTGGGCCTTCACCACGACGACCGGCGTGGCCAGCTCCTTGGCCGCGGCTTCTGCCTCATTGGGCGAGAGCGCGAGGATGCCCCGGGGAGTGGGGACGCCGTACTTCCGGAAGAGTTCCTTGCCCTGGTACTCGTGGATCTTCATCGAGGCTCCGGGTGATGGCGACGACTGACTGAGGCGTCAGTTGGGGCTGCCTCTTCTCGCAATACGCGCCGGAGTGCAAGGACGTTTGACACGCCGGGAGGACAGCCGCGGTGAGTGTAAGAAAGAGTCATGAGACACGGCCCCACCCCGGGTCACGATGACCCAGGCGTGGGGCCGCAAAGAAGCGAGGCCGCGGCAGGCGTCAGCCTGGACCGGCGTGCCCCTTGCTCTCCTCGTCCTTGAAGAAGAGATCCTTGATGACGACCTTGGTCACCTCGCGGTTCATCGCCGCGATGGAGCTGGTCAGCGGGATTTCCTTCGGGCACACCTTCACGCAGTTCTGCGCCTTGCCACAGTCCTGCACGCCGCCCGGCCCCATGAGAGACCGGACGCGCTCCTCGGCATTCAGCTTGCCGGTGGGGTTCATGTTGAAGAGCCGCGCCTGGCTGATCGCCGCCGCGCCCACGAAGTCATTGCCGAGGGTGACTTGCGGGCACGCCTCCAGGCAGCTGCCGCAGGTGATGCACGTGGAGAGCACGTACATCGTGGCATGATCCTTGGGCGACTGGCGCGGGCCCGGCCCCAGGTTGTGGGTGCCGTCCACGGGGATCCAGCCCTTCACCCGCTTGAGCGCCTCGAACATCCGGTCGCGATTCACCGTCAGGTCGCGGATGATCGGGAACTTCTTCAACGGCTCCAGGGTGATGGGCTGCTCCAGCTTGTCGACCAGCGCGGAGCAGGCCATGCGCACCCGGCCGTTGATGTTCATGGCGCAGCTGCCGCAGACCTCTTCGAGGCACGCGGCGTCCCACACCACCGGGGCAACCTTCTTGCCCTGCACGGTGACGGGGTTGCGCTGGATCTCCATCAGGCAGGAAACGACATTGGCACCCTTGTGGTACGGGATGCGGAACTCGTCGTAGTGGCTCTCGCCCCCAGGGCCGTCCTGCCGCCAGATGCGGAAGGTGATGGTCTGGGAGGAGACGGTACTCGGCTGTGCGGTATCCATGATGCGATGGCCCTTCCCTTCGTTTGATTACGCGTACCAGCGCGGTTCCGGCTTCAGAACCGGCGTCGCGACGTCCTCGTAGGAGATCTGCGGCCCCTCTGGCGCGTGCTTCGCCATGGTCGTCTTCGCCCACTTCTCGTGGCGCTTCTGCCAGAGCTCCATCCACCCGGCGTCCTCGCGCGGGTCCTTCGACTTCGGCTCGGGCAGGGAGAAGTCCGGCTTGTAGTGGGCCCCGCGGCTCTCGTCTCGCAGGAGCGCGCTGGTGGCGATCACCTCGCCCAGCTCCAGCATGTTCCACACCTGGTTGGTGTAGGAGAGCGACCGGTTGGCCACGTTGCCCGTGTCCAGCACGTTGACGTTCTTCCAGCGGTCCTTCAGCTCGCGGACCTTCTCGATCGTCTTCTTGAGCCGGTCGTTGTAGCGCACGACGGTGCAGTTCTCCGTCATCACATCGCCCAGCTCCTTGGCGATCTGGTACGGGTTCTCGGGGCCCGCCATCTTCTTGATGTCCGCGAAGCGCTCGTCCCAGTACTTCTTCGCGTCGTTGAAGTGCTTGTCGCTCTTGGCCGCGGCGCTCTGGGCGTTGTTCTTCGCGTAGGCGGCCATGGCAGGGCCACCGATCATGCCCGAGTAGATGCAGGACAGGAGCGAGTTGGCGCCCAACCGGTTGGCGCCATGGAAGGCGTAGTCCGCCTCGCCCGCGGCGTAGAGGCCCGGGATGTTGGTGGCCTGGTTCTTCGGGCTGCCCTCGGCCGGGGTGAACGTGCGCGGGTCCGCGTCGAAGGACACGTACAGGCCGCCCATGGAGTAGTGCATGCCCGGGAAGATGACCATCGGCGTGTTGCGCGGATCATCCCCCACGAACTTCTCGTAGATCTCCATCACGCCCTTGATCTTCGCATCGAGCGTCTTGGCGGGGATGTGCGTCACGTCCAGGTACACGCCGTCGCGGCCGCCGATGCCCAGGCCCAGGTCGCGGCAGACCGTGAAGATCTCGCGCGTGGCCACATCGCGCGGCACCAGGTTCTTGTACTTGGGGTACTTCTCCTCGAGGAAGTACCAGCGCTCGCTCTCGGGGATGTCCTTCGGGCTGCGCGTGTCGGCCTTCTTGCGCGGGACCCAGACACGGCCGCCCTCGCCACGGACCGACTCGCTCATCAGGCGCAGCTTGTCCTCGCCCGGGATGGAGGTGGGGTGCACCTGGATGAACTCGCCGTTGGCGTAGATGGCGCCTTCCAGATACGCGCGGCCCGCGGCGGTGCCCGTGTTGATGATGGAGTTGGTGGAGCGCCCGAAGACGATGCCGGGGCCACCCGTGGCCAGACACACGGCCTCCGCCGGGAAGGTGCGGATCTCCATCGTCCGCAAGTCCAACGCCACGCTGCCGATGCACCGGCCGGACTCGTCCTTCACCGTGCCGAGCCACTCCCAGAACTCGTACTTGGTGACCTTGCCCTCGGCCTCGTAGCGGCGCACCTGCTCATCCAGCGCGTAGAGCAGCTGCTGGCCAGTGGTGGCGCCCGCGAAGGCCGTCCGGTGGTGGAGCGTGCCGCCGAAGCGCCGGAAGTCCAGCAGGCCCTCGGAGGTGCGGTTGAACGTCACCCCCATGCGGTCCAGCATGTAGATGACGCCGGGGGCCGCGTAGCACATGCCCTTGACGGACACCTGCTCGGCAAGGAAGTCGCCGCCCCGCAGCGTGTCCATCACGTGGATGTCGGGGTGGTCGCCCTCCCCTTTCGTGTTCACCGCCCCGTTGATGCCGCCCTGAGCGCACACCGAGTGCGAGCGCTTCACCGGCACCACGGAGAGCACATCGACCTGGTGCCCCGCCTCGGCCAGCTTGATCGTCGTCATCAGTCCGGCGAGACCACCGCCGACCACCGTGAACCGCGCTGCTGCTGCCATGCATCGTCTCCTTCACTGCCAGGAGGCAGGGGGCTGCTGGCTCGCCTGATTTGGCGAGCGCGCCACCCGAAGTCCCCGGTGTGGGCACTACACGCTAGTGAACTCGTGGACGCTTCGCCGCAATCAGGTTCGCGCGAGCAATAAGGGCGCGCCATTCGCGGCATTAGGGGGTCCGGCCCTCCCAGAGACTTCCCAGGGGGACCGGACCGGGTTTTTCCGGACTACAGCTTGACGCTGTCGACCGTCTTCTTCACCGACTGGAAGGACTTCTCCAGGGCGGCCTTCTCGGAGTCATTCAGCTGCGGGGTGAGGATCTTCTCCACGCCGCCCGCGCCGATCTGCACCGGCACGCCGAAGAAGTAGCCGTTGATGCCGTACTGGCCCTCGAGCAGGGCTGCGGCGGGCAGGATGCGCTTGCGGTCCAAGAGGAAGCTCTCCGCCATGGAGATGGCGCTGGAGGCCGGGGCGAAGTAGGCGCTGCCCGTCTTGTAGAGGCCCACCAGTTCGGCGCCGCCCTCGCGGGTGCGCTTCACGATGGCTTCCAGCTTGTCCTGGGGCAGCAGCTCCGTCAGGGGCACGCCGCCCACGGTGGTGTGACGCACCAGGGGCACCATGTCGTCGCCGTGGCCGCCGAGCACCAGCGCCTCCACGTCGCGGATGGAGCTGCCCAGCGCCTCGGCCACGAAGAACTTGAAGCGGCTGGTGTCCAGCACGCCCGCCATGCCCACCACCATGTGCTTGGGCAGTTCGGAGATCTTCTGGAGCGCGAACACCATCGCGTCCAGCGGGTTCGCCACGTTGATGACGAACGCGTTGGGGGCGTGCTGTTTGATGTTCGCCGCCACGTCCCGCATGATCTTCAGGTTGATGTCGAGCAGGTCCTCACGGCTCATGCCCGGCTTCCGGGGAACCCCGGCGGTGATGATGATGACATCCGAGCCGGCGACGTCCTTCCAGTCCGTCGTCCCGGTGACACGGCAGTCATAGCCATCCACCGCGGACAGCTGGTTGATGTCCAGCGCCTTGCCCTTGACGAGCCCCTCGGCCGCGGGGATGTCGAACAGCATCACGTCGCCGAGGCTCTTCTGCACGGCGATCAGGGCCAGGTTGCCGCCAATCTGGCCGCCGCCAATGAGACCGATCTTCTTCTTACGGGTCTGAGTCATGTGCGTTGTCTCCCAGAAAGAGACTACATGTGCTTGATGATGGCCTGACCGAACTCGGAGCACTTCACCTCGGTCACGGTGCCCTGGCCCTCGAGCTTCATCAGGCGGGCGAAGTCGTACGTCACGGTCTTGGCCGCGATGGCCCGGTCCATGCCCTTGATGATGAGGTCAGCGGCCTCGTTCCAGCCCAGGTGGCGGAACATCATCTCGCCCGAGAGGATGACGGAGCCGGGGTTCACCTTGTCCTGATCGGCGTACTTGGGCGCGGTGCCGTGGGTGGCCTCGAAGACGGCGTGGCCTGACACGTAGTTGATGTTGCCGCCCGGCGCGATGCCGATGCCGCCCACCTGCGCGGCCAGCGCGTCCGAGAGGTAGTCGCCGTTGAGGTTCAACGTGGCGATGACGTCGAACTCGTCCGGACGGGTCAGCACCTGCTGGAGCGTGATGTCCGCGATGGAGTCCTTGATGATGATCTTCCCGGCGGCGACCGCGGCCTTCTGCTCGGCGTTGGCGGCGTCCTCACCCTTGGCGGCCTTGGTGACCTCCCACTGATCCCAGGTGTAGACCTTGTCACCGAACTCGCGGGCGGCCAGCTCGTAGCCCCACTTGCGGAAGGCGCCCTCGGTGAACTTCATGATGTTGCCCTTGTGCACCAGCGTGACGCTCTTACGCTTGTGCTCCACCGCGTACAGGATGGCGGCGCGGACCAGGCGGTCGGTGCCCTCCTGGGAGACGGGCTTGATGCCAATGCCCACGTTGGTGGGAAAGCGGATCTTCTTGAACTCCTTCTCGAACTCCTTCTTGAGCAGGCCGAGGAACTTCTCCGCCGCGGCGGTGCCCGCCTCGAACTCGATGCCCGTGTAGATGTCCTCCGTGTT
This genomic window from Stigmatella ashevillena contains:
- the sdhB gene encoding succinate dehydrogenase iron-sulfur subunit is translated as MDTAQPSTVSSQTITFRIWRQDGPGGESHYDEFRIPYHKGANVVSCLMEIQRNPVTVQGKKVAPVVWDAACLEEVCGSCAMNINGRVRMACSALVDKLEQPITLEPLKKFPIIRDLTVNRDRMFEALKRVKGWIPVDGTHNLGPGPRQSPKDHATMYVLSTCITCGSCLEACPQVTLGNDFVGAAAISQARLFNMNPTGKLNAEERVRSLMGPGGVQDCGKAQNCVKVCPKEIPLTSSIAAMNREVTKVVIKDLFFKDEESKGHAGPG
- the sucD gene encoding succinate--CoA ligase subunit alpha, which encodes MSILVNHNTKVLCQGITGSAGSFHSKQMLEYGTKLVGGVTPGKGGTDFEGKVPVFNTVADAVKQTGANTSVLFVPPPFAADSIMEAADAGISLIITITEGIPVNDMVRAKRYLEGKPGVRLIGPNCPGVITPEAKCKIGIMPGHIHKPGRIGVVSRSGTLTYEAVYQLTQLGLGQSTAVGIGGDPVNGTNFVDVLKLFNADPETDAVIMIGEIGGTAEEDAAKYVASEFTKPIAGFIAGQSAPPGKRMGHAGAIISGGQGTAAEKMKAMEAAGFLMAASPAELGTTLQEAVKRGPPKKR
- the mdh gene encoding malate dehydrogenase; the encoded protein is MTQTRKKKIGLIGGGQIGGNLALIAVQKSLGDVMLFDIPAAEGLVKGKALDINQLSAVDGYDCRVTGTTDWKDVAGSDVIIITAGVPRKPGMSREDLLDINLKIMRDVAANIKQHAPNAFVINVANPLDAMVFALQKISELPKHMVVGMAGVLDTSRFKFFVAEALGSSIRDVEALVLGGHGDDMVPLVRHTTVGGVPLTELLPQDKLEAIVKRTREGGAELVGLYKTGSAYFAPASSAISMAESFLLDRKRILPAAALLEGQYGINGYFFGVPVQIGAGGVEKILTPQLNDSEKAALEKSFQSVKKTVDSVKL
- the sucC gene encoding ADP-forming succinate--CoA ligase subunit beta codes for the protein MKIHEYQGKELFRKYGVPTPRGILALSPNEAEAAAKELATPVVVVKAQIHAGGRGKGGGVKLAKSPAEAKTLAQSILGMKLKTIQTGPEGQTVHKVYIEEGLAIGQELYLGVTLDRATSRITFMASREGGVEIEEVAAHHPEKILREAVDPAVGFLDFQGRKLAFGLGLSGPTVNKFVQFCAALYKMYTETDAALVEINPLVILKDGGVVALDAKVTFDENALFKHKELLNYRDLAEEEPRETQAKEFDLAYIALEGNIGCMVNGAGLAMATMDTIKLVGGSPANFLDVGGGASKEKVTAAFKLILADPAVKAVLVNIFGGIMKCDIIAEGIIAAAKEVQLKVPLVVRLEGTNVEKGKQLLSTSGLAITPADNLRQAAEKAVAAIK
- the sdhA gene encoding succinate dehydrogenase flavoprotein subunit, which gives rise to MAAAARFTVVGGGLAGLMTTIKLAEAGHQVDVLSVVPVKRSHSVCAQGGINGAVNTKGEGDHPDIHVMDTLRGGDFLAEQVSVKGMCYAAPGVIYMLDRMGVTFNRTSEGLLDFRRFGGTLHHRTAFAGATTGQQLLYALDEQVRRYEAEGKVTKYEFWEWLGTVKDESGRCIGSVALDLRTMEIRTFPAEAVCLATGGPGIVFGRSTNSIINTGTAAGRAYLEGAIYANGEFIQVHPTSIPGEDKLRLMSESVRGEGGRVWVPRKKADTRSPKDIPESERWYFLEEKYPKYKNLVPRDVATREIFTVCRDLGLGIGGRDGVYLDVTHIPAKTLDAKIKGVMEIYEKFVGDDPRNTPMVIFPGMHYSMGGLYVSFDADPRTFTPAEGSPKNQATNIPGLYAAGEADYAFHGANRLGANSLLSCIYSGMIGGPAMAAYAKNNAQSAAAKSDKHFNDAKKYWDERFADIKKMAGPENPYQIAKELGDVMTENCTVVRYNDRLKKTIEKVRELKDRWKNVNVLDTGNVANRSLSYTNQVWNMLELGEVIATSALLRDESRGAHYKPDFSLPEPKSKDPREDAGWMELWQKRHEKWAKTTMAKHAPEGPQISYEDVATPVLKPEPRWYA